The following proteins are co-located in the Polyangia bacterium genome:
- a CDS encoding zf-HC2 domain-containing protein, producing MAHETDAATPPPGQGHVVDQLSPYLDGELGDGAAARVRAHLEACAACAQVADEFQVMVRVARSLDRPEPPPTLWPAIEGALARRERGPFGWRVFAGGLLAGAAVALAVVWVGTGHLARRVPPTVARGEASAPPAATDPLLAEAEGEFERAAAAYERSIDKLRALLVREQSLWSVDERVRYSDRLARLDEAITRSRETARQRPGDVAGNELLFAAYQKKIEFLAAAVHRGAPGPGGDGP from the coding sequence ATGGCCCACGAGACAGACGCGGCAACGCCGCCGCCTGGACAAGGGCACGTCGTCGATCAGCTGTCGCCGTATCTCGACGGCGAGCTGGGTGACGGCGCGGCAGCGCGGGTGCGCGCCCACCTGGAGGCGTGCGCGGCGTGCGCGCAAGTGGCCGACGAATTTCAGGTCATGGTGCGCGTGGCCCGTTCGCTGGATCGGCCCGAGCCGCCGCCCACGTTGTGGCCGGCCATCGAAGGCGCGCTGGCCCGACGCGAGCGTGGGCCGTTCGGCTGGCGGGTGTTCGCCGGCGGTCTGCTGGCTGGCGCGGCCGTCGCGCTGGCGGTGGTGTGGGTGGGGACTGGGCACCTGGCCAGACGGGTGCCGCCGACGGTGGCGCGCGGCGAGGCCAGCGCGCCGCCCGCCGCCACCGATCCTTTGCTGGCCGAGGCGGAGGGCGAATTCGAGCGCGCCGCCGCCGCCTACGAACGTTCGATCGACAAGCTGCGCGCGCTGTTGGTGCGCGAGCAGTCATTGTGGAGTGTGGACGAACGGGTGCGCTATTCCGATCGTCTGGCCCGCCTGGACGAGGCGATCACCCGCTCGCGCGAGACGGCGCGCCAGCGACCGGGTGATGTCGCCGGCAATGAACTTTTGTTCGCCGCCTATCAGAAGAAGATCGAGTTTCTGGCCGCCGCGGTTCATCGCGGCGCGCCCGGTCCGGGCGGAGACGGGCCGTGA
- a CDS encoding DUF4097 family beta strand repeat-containing protein, producing the protein MIGGWFLRPSVASRTVLAATAALALVIASGRARAADSGAAVAPASAANTERREIIVPMPGGELVRIDNALGRVSVSGWDHPGQIHIVADKRAANAEALGRLRVHYTAWQNGEIHVDTRVELPGGERSLPLSGSGVDLVIEVPPEVAVEAKTFGGDLSASGLRAGARLETTGGRIGVSDVRGGVVTRQLQGGQTVTSVDGDVDLDGVEGDMDLRSVGGGRLDARLVDGRIRAEDIRSALVRLTATTGDVVFIGLFRPAAHYDLRSYAGDVRLLTDAGTGPFELRSRSAAPVEAGLPMRTLWRQGDRARAVFVASRRAPAAVRASALVEVSSVLGRVVIQPRTTDSNSREAP; encoded by the coding sequence GTGATCGGCGGTTGGTTTTTGCGGCCGTCGGTGGCGTCGCGGACCGTGCTGGCGGCGACGGCGGCGCTGGCGCTGGTGATCGCCAGTGGGCGCGCTCGGGCCGCCGACAGTGGGGCTGCCGTCGCGCCCGCGTCCGCGGCCAACACCGAGCGCCGCGAGATCATCGTGCCCATGCCCGGCGGCGAGCTGGTGCGCATCGACAACGCCCTCGGCCGGGTGTCGGTGTCGGGCTGGGATCACCCGGGCCAGATCCACATCGTCGCCGACAAGCGCGCCGCCAACGCCGAAGCCCTCGGCCGCCTGCGCGTCCACTACACCGCCTGGCAGAACGGCGAGATCCACGTCGACACGCGCGTCGAATTGCCGGGCGGCGAACGGTCGCTGCCTTTGTCCGGCAGCGGCGTCGATCTGGTGATCGAGGTGCCGCCAGAGGTCGCCGTCGAGGCCAAGACCTTCGGCGGCGATCTGTCCGCCAGCGGCCTGCGCGCCGGCGCCCGCCTGGAAACCACCGGCGGTCGCATCGGCGTGTCGGACGTGCGGGGCGGGGTGGTCACGCGGCAATTGCAGGGCGGCCAGACGGTGACGTCCGTCGACGGCGACGTCGATCTCGACGGAGTGGAAGGGGACATGGACCTGCGCAGCGTGGGCGGCGGCCGCCTGGACGCGCGCCTGGTCGACGGCCGCATCCGCGCCGAGGACATCCGCTCGGCCCTGGTGCGCTTGACCGCCACCACCGGCGACGTCGTCTTCATCGGGCTGTTTCGCCCCGCCGCGCACTATGACCTGCGCAGCTATGCCGGCGACGTCCGCCTGCTGACCGACGCCGGCACCGGCCCGTTCGAGCTGCGCTCGCGATCCGCCGCGCCCGTCGAGGCCGGTCTGCCCATGCGCACGTTGTGGCGGCAAGGCGATCGGGCACGGGCGGTGTTCGTCGCCAGCCGGCGCGCCCCGGCTGCAGTCCGGGCCAGTGCCTTGGTCGAGGTCAGCTCGGTTCTGGGGCGGGTGGTCATCCAGCCGCGCACCACCGACAGCAACAGCCGCGAAGCGCCCTGA
- a CDS encoding sigma-70 family RNA polymerase sigma factor yields the protein MLAVSIIERPLGMGAATPADEAALLDSVRRGAPGSREALYHRYKRRVFALAVRIVGPMDAEEVTQEAFIRIFRGLTKFRGDSALGTWIYRLAVNAALSHRSRRRPDTPEASHESEAETLHAQPALHGQDSVLRARLQKALERLPVGYRTVIVLHDVEGLEHEEVASILGCHVGTSKSQLHKARARLREFLSQDGITAAALEND from the coding sequence ATGCTCGCCGTGTCGATCATCGAGCGCCCTTTGGGCATGGGGGCAGCAACACCCGCCGACGAGGCGGCGCTGCTGGACAGCGTGCGGCGCGGCGCGCCGGGCAGCCGCGAGGCGCTTTACCATCGTTACAAGCGCCGGGTGTTCGCCCTGGCGGTGCGCATCGTCGGGCCGATGGACGCCGAGGAGGTCACGCAGGAGGCGTTCATTCGCATCTTTCGCGGGCTGACCAAATTTCGCGGCGATTCGGCGCTGGGGACCTGGATCTATCGACTGGCGGTGAACGCAGCGCTATCGCACCGCTCGCGCCGCCGCCCCGACACGCCCGAGGCCAGCCACGAAAGCGAGGCCGAGACCCTGCACGCCCAGCCGGCGCTGCACGGCCAGGACAGCGTGCTGCGCGCGCGCCTGCAAAAAGCGTTGGAGCGGCTGCCGGTCGGTTACCGCACGGTGATCGTCTTGCACGACGTCGAAGGCCTGGAACACGAAGAGGTGGCGTCGATCCTGGGCTGCCACGTCGGCACGTCGAAGTCGCAGCTGCACAAGGCGCGGGCCCGGCTGCGCGAGTTCCTGTCCCAAGACGGAATCACCGCCGCGGCCCTGGAGAACGACTGA
- a CDS encoding acyl-CoA thioesterase: protein MSRRAQRSSAARLHTPAASRVETAQVVLPGLTNVHGTIFGGILMQWIDISASIAAARHSAGAVVTASMDRLHFLHPVQLGEVVILQAQVNFAAHTSMEVGVRVLAENPVTLERRQTTRAYLTFVAVDDSGHPRPVPPLRAQTAEEKRRFADARRRRAVRLRERRAMKESA, encoded by the coding sequence ATGTCTCGCCGAGCACAGCGCAGCAGCGCCGCGCGCCTGCACACACCCGCTGCCTCGCGGGTGGAGACGGCGCAGGTGGTGCTGCCCGGGCTGACCAACGTTCATGGCACCATCTTTGGCGGCATCCTGATGCAGTGGATCGACATCTCTGCCAGCATCGCGGCGGCGCGCCATTCGGCCGGGGCGGTGGTGACGGCGTCGATGGATCGGCTGCACTTTCTGCATCCCGTGCAATTGGGCGAGGTGGTGATCCTGCAAGCGCAGGTGAACTTCGCTGCCCACACCTCGATGGAGGTCGGCGTGCGGGTACTGGCCGAAAACCCGGTGACCTTGGAACGCCGGCAGACCACCCGCGCCTATCTGACCTTCGTGGCCGTCGACGACAGCGGCCATCCCCGGCCGGTGCCGCCGCTGCGCGCGCAGACCGCCGAGGAAAAGCGCCGCTTCGCCGACGCCCGCCGTCGCCGCGCCGTGCGCCTGCGCGAACGCCGCGCTATGAAGGAAAGCGCATGA
- a CDS encoding TolC family protein, with protein MIGKRCYRRTAGVVAALLLAMGAPGAAQARKMTLQQLLDAAHTAYPGLAAGHAATSAMEAQVSEAWRNWLPSGDVLSLLAPSPSIQCDKADGSRGSNTDCPLTGHTEASITNVNWSQVFTRTEVKLIQPVYDFGKISAGVHAAEAGVSVSREREAGARADLDMNVRKAYYGMKLAREILDMLNEGSGYVDDGIKKVDKDLSKGTGTVTVTDRLRLRTVRAELDARLLETKRLGDLARDSLRTLLGPEAPADLDVDDDTFEPIVVTERPVAYYEDLARASRPEARLLDHAVKAKWALVDLERRREYPDLVLIGTATYAHAGGVDDPQNAFYSHYFNSFSGGVAAALRLQLDLGPKLARAARTRAEANEIEFRRSEALGGIVLDVRKAYGELSEATARTEAVHKGERAGKAWISAVAQNFAVGLAETRDLTDALLAFFQMRARYLQSVFDQNVAAAALTRVTGGTSP; from the coding sequence ATGATCGGGAAGCGCTGTTACCGACGGACCGCCGGGGTGGTCGCGGCGCTGCTGCTGGCGATGGGGGCGCCGGGCGCGGCGCAGGCCCGCAAGATGACGCTGCAGCAGCTATTGGACGCGGCTCACACCGCCTACCCGGGGCTGGCCGCCGGGCACGCCGCCACCAGCGCCATGGAAGCTCAGGTCTCCGAAGCCTGGCGCAACTGGTTGCCGTCGGGCGATGTGTTGTCGTTGCTGGCACCGTCACCGAGCATCCAGTGCGACAAGGCCGATGGCTCCCGCGGCTCGAACACCGATTGCCCGCTCACCGGCCACACCGAAGCCAGCATCACCAACGTCAATTGGTCGCAGGTCTTCACCCGCACCGAGGTCAAGCTGATCCAGCCGGTGTACGACTTCGGCAAGATCTCCGCCGGCGTGCACGCCGCCGAGGCCGGGGTCAGCGTGTCGAGAGAGAGAGAAGCCGGCGCGCGCGCCGACCTGGACATGAACGTGCGCAAGGCCTACTACGGCATGAAGCTGGCCCGCGAGATTCTGGACATGCTGAACGAAGGCAGCGGCTACGTCGACGACGGCATAAAAAAGGTCGACAAGGATCTGTCCAAGGGCACCGGCACGGTCACCGTGACCGACCGCCTGCGGCTGCGCACCGTCCGCGCCGAGCTGGACGCTCGCCTGCTGGAGACCAAGCGCCTGGGCGATCTGGCCCGCGACAGCCTGCGCACGCTGCTGGGCCCCGAGGCCCCGGCTGACCTGGACGTCGATGACGATACGTTCGAGCCCATCGTGGTGACGGAGCGTCCAGTGGCCTACTACGAAGACCTGGCCCGGGCCAGCCGCCCGGAGGCGCGTCTGCTTGACCATGCCGTGAAGGCCAAATGGGCGCTGGTGGATCTGGAACGGCGTCGCGAATACCCGGACCTGGTCTTGATCGGCACCGCCACCTACGCCCACGCCGGCGGGGTCGACGATCCGCAGAACGCTTTCTACAGCCATTACTTTAACTCCTTCAGCGGCGGCGTAGCAGCTGCCCTGCGTTTGCAGCTGGACCTGGGACCGAAGCTGGCCCGTGCCGCCCGCACCCGGGCCGAGGCCAACGAGATCGAATTTCGCCGCAGCGAGGCCCTGGGCGGCATCGTGCTGGATGTGCGCAAGGCCTACGGCGAGCTTTCCGAAGCCACCGCCCGCACCGAGGCGGTGCACAAGGGCGAGCGCGCCGGCAAGGCCTGGATCTCGGCGGTGGCCCAGAACTTCGCCGTTGGCCTGGCCGAGACGCGCGATCTGACCGACGCCCTGCTGGCCTTCTTCCAGATGCGAGCCCGCTATCTGCAGTCGGTGTTCGATCAGAACGTGGCGGCGGCGGCGCTGACCCGGGTCACCGGCGGCACGTCGCCGTAG
- a CDS encoding fused MFS/spermidine synthase: MRAVILACFFLSGASGLVLEMLWTRMLTLVFGSTTLAVSTVLTAFMGGLGLGSYLAGKFADRLKNPLRSYALAEAAVGLYALLVPWVISFYPGLNRWLWAAFGDRYALLSTLRFVASAGLLLVPTTLMGATLPLLSRHFVQHPWELRRVGFRIGTLYAVNLFGAVAGSFLAGFAFLPSIGLRWTNVTAASFNLTLAAAILLARRFIPNPAGRTTMDELLERAVSTGDAPADSLPPILNLPRAARRMALFAFCVSGATAMTLQVLWTRTLAVLIGSSIFSFTLILLAFLIGLGAGAAIFGRLSQRLPNPVAALAALHLSIAVAVGLSYLVTDHIPYVFAWLLESTSFGVDTILICQFVMACITVLPATVLMGGVFPLTMRIATGDLEHVGRDIGSAYAVNTIGAIVGSFLAGFVTLPVLGLQRGIYVATAGSLLLAAGLSAVAPGLAWRRRVAGAVTAVALAVVGLLLPRWDLVSFSSGFFRVSIARDYIHRRMDKKEWKTPKLVFYEDGVSTTVSVDQWGKAYSLKNNGKVDASNDGDMATQITVGLLPLLLYPGNDAPKVALVGYGSGVTAGAITQYPIKSLEVVELEPAIYRASHFFDNDNHRPLQNPKVTARIGDGRNFLGQRTDKFDVIVSQPSNPWLTGVSNLFTREYFRDIKRRLAPNGIFCQWAQLYEMAPWNIKTIYRTVRDEFPFVYVFSAEDLSSDTILIATTAPLKLDLDVVKRAFRDPTTRAEAHRGGLESPHDVLAYLLLGPEELEAFTAGAPDNTDDNARIEFGAPRDLLGYARFDPYLAKVYGPLWPYGRLTEVTAGLDGADHGVQAGLLARSLLGHGKAREAELWARRAEAAGPSPEAAQARLLLDLVSTRFDRDPEIALGPGETLQPPVVPAKLAATQKPLGDHIAVEYGDVVAAVGARRYATAYKILEKWPDLPPGSGGLGADFALLSGFLDYKAEFYADAIEELKPLGDDAAFVARRPELLYYLGRSYYASASYVKALDALERFVRSQRLLGRPLLPASAGAAGIVAATVPPTATRAR; the protein is encoded by the coding sequence ATGCGCGCGGTGATCCTGGCCTGTTTTTTCCTATCGGGGGCGTCGGGCCTGGTGCTTGAAATGCTGTGGACCCGCATGCTGACGCTGGTCTTCGGGTCGACCACGCTGGCCGTGTCGACGGTGCTGACGGCGTTCATGGGCGGCCTGGGCCTGGGTTCCTACCTGGCCGGCAAGTTCGCCGATCGCCTGAAAAACCCGCTGCGGTCGTATGCCCTGGCCGAAGCGGCGGTCGGGCTTTACGCGCTGCTGGTGCCGTGGGTGATCAGCTTCTACCCAGGATTGAACCGCTGGCTGTGGGCGGCCTTCGGCGATCGTTATGCGCTGCTGTCGACGCTGCGCTTCGTGGCGTCGGCGGGATTGTTGCTGGTGCCGACCACATTGATGGGCGCGACGCTGCCGCTGCTGTCGCGGCATTTCGTCCAGCACCCGTGGGAGCTGCGGCGGGTGGGATTTCGCATCGGCACGCTATACGCGGTGAATCTGTTCGGCGCCGTGGCCGGGTCATTTCTGGCCGGGTTCGCCTTCCTGCCCAGCATCGGCCTGCGCTGGACCAACGTCACCGCGGCGTCGTTCAACCTGACCCTGGCGGCGGCCATCTTGCTGGCCCGGCGATTCATCCCCAATCCGGCCGGCCGGACGACCATGGACGAGCTATTGGAACGGGCCGTCAGCACCGGCGACGCGCCGGCCGATTCACTGCCGCCGATCCTGAATCTGCCGCGGGCGGCGCGGCGGATGGCGCTGTTCGCCTTCTGCGTTTCGGGGGCCACGGCGATGACGCTGCAGGTGCTGTGGACGCGCACGCTGGCGGTGCTGATCGGGTCGTCGATCTTTTCCTTCACGCTGATCCTGCTGGCGTTCCTGATCGGTCTCGGCGCGGGGGCGGCGATCTTCGGGCGGCTGTCGCAGCGCCTGCCCAATCCGGTGGCGGCGCTGGCGGCGCTGCACCTGTCGATCGCGGTGGCAGTGGGACTGTCGTACCTGGTCACCGATCACATTCCATACGTCTTCGCCTGGCTGCTGGAATCGACCAGCTTCGGCGTCGACACCATCTTGATCTGTCAGTTCGTCATGGCCTGCATCACCGTGCTGCCGGCGACCGTCTTGATGGGCGGGGTCTTCCCTCTGACCATGCGCATCGCCACCGGCGATCTTGAACACGTCGGGCGAGACATCGGATCGGCCTACGCGGTGAACACCATCGGGGCGATCGTCGGATCGTTCCTGGCCGGCTTCGTGACGTTGCCGGTGCTGGGGTTGCAGCGCGGGATCTACGTGGCGACCGCCGGCAGCTTGCTGCTGGCGGCGGGCCTGTCGGCGGTGGCGCCGGGACTGGCGTGGCGGCGGCGGGTGGCCGGCGCGGTGACGGCGGTGGCGCTGGCGGTGGTGGGCCTGCTGTTGCCGCGCTGGGATCTGGTCAGCTTCTCGTCGGGATTTTTCCGGGTCTCGATCGCCCGCGATTACATCCACCGGCGCATGGATAAAAAAGAGTGGAAGACGCCCAAGCTGGTCTTTTACGAGGACGGCGTGTCGACCACGGTGTCGGTTGATCAGTGGGGCAAGGCCTACTCGCTGAAGAACAACGGCAAGGTGGACGCCTCCAACGACGGCGACATGGCCACGCAAATCACCGTCGGCCTGTTGCCGCTGCTGCTTTATCCCGGCAACGACGCCCCGAAAGTGGCCCTGGTCGGTTACGGGTCGGGCGTCACCGCCGGCGCCATCACCCAATATCCGATCAAATCGCTGGAGGTGGTCGAGCTGGAACCGGCGATCTATCGCGCCTCGCACTTTTTCGACAATGACAATCACCGGCCGCTGCAAAACCCAAAAGTCACGGCCCGCATCGGCGACGGGCGTAACTTTTTGGGCCAACGCACGGACAAATTCGACGTCATCGTCAGTCAACCGTCGAACCCCTGGCTGACCGGCGTCTCCAATCTGTTCACCCGCGAGTATTTTCGCGACATCAAACGGCGCCTGGCGCCAAACGGAATTTTTTGTCAGTGGGCGCAGCTTTACGAGATGGCCCCCTGGAACATCAAGACCATCTATCGCACGGTGCGCGACGAGTTTCCCTTCGTCTATGTTTTCTCGGCGGAGGATCTGTCGTCGGACACCATCCTCATCGCCACCACCGCGCCGTTGAAGCTGGACCTGGACGTGGTCAAGCGCGCCTTCCGCGATCCCACCACCCGCGCCGAGGCGCACCGCGGAGGCCTGGAATCGCCGCACGACGTGCTGGCCTATCTGCTGCTTGGTCCCGAAGAGCTGGAGGCGTTCACCGCCGGCGCGCCCGACAACACCGACGACAACGCGCGCATTGAATTCGGCGCGCCCCGCGATTTGCTGGGTTATGCCCGCTTTGATCCCTACCTGGCGAAGGTGTACGGGCCGCTGTGGCCATACGGGCGGCTGACCGAGGTGACGGCTGGTTTGGACGGCGCCGATCACGGCGTGCAGGCGGGTCTGCTGGCGCGCAGCCTGCTTGGCCACGGCAAGGCGCGCGAGGCCGAGCTGTGGGCCCGGCGGGCCGAGGCGGCCGGCCCGTCACCGGAAGCAGCGCAAGCGCGGCTGTTGCTGGATCTGGTGTCGACGCGTTTCGATCGCGATCCGGAGATCGCGCTTGGGCCCGGGGAGACGCTGCAACCCCCGGTCGTCCCGGCCAAGCTGGCGGCCACGCAAAAGCCTCTCGGCGACCACATCGCCGTCGAATACGGCGACGTCGTCGCGGCGGTGGGCGCGCGCCGCTACGCCACCGCGTACAAGATTCTGGAAAAATGGCCTGATCTACCGCCGGGCTCGGGGGGCCTGGGCGCTGACTTCGCGTTGCTGTCGGGATTTCTCGACTACAAGGCCGAGTTTTACGCCGACGCCATCGAAGAGCTGAAGCCGCTCGGCGACGACGCCGCCTTCGTCGCGCGCCGGCCCGAGCTGCTCTACTACCTCGGTCGTTCGTACTATGCCAGCGCCAGCTATGTGAAGGCGCTGGACGCGCTGGAGCGGTTCGTGCGCTCGCAGCGATTACTGGGACGGCCGCTTTTGCCGGCATCGGCGGGAGCGGCCGGAATCGTCGCTGCGACGGTGCCTCCGACGGCGACACGGGCCCGGTAG
- a CDS encoding metallophosphoesterase family protein, protein MRFGIFSDTHANIEALAAVIKALESEHVDRLICLGDTVGYGASPNECCSLIRQKAAHTILGNHDAAVAGRMDYSYYYHAARHALDMHARILDPANMLWLKNLPYEVREGDVHFCHGSPLNIEEFDYIFARDQAAQCMAIWEKLAQITLIGHSHLCKAFALSPEGVHEVVSETFELRPSWKYIVSVGSVGQPRDYDPRASYTVYDSESHLFSYKRTDYDIKASADKIFNSDLEPNFGHRLFIGV, encoded by the coding sequence ATGCGTTTTGGGATCTTCTCCGACACCCACGCCAACATTGAGGCGCTGGCCGCGGTCATCAAGGCCCTGGAGTCGGAGCACGTCGATCGCTTGATCTGCCTGGGCGACACCGTCGGTTACGGCGCCAGTCCCAACGAGTGTTGCTCGCTTATCCGGCAGAAGGCGGCGCACACCATCCTGGGCAACCACGACGCTGCGGTGGCCGGGCGCATGGACTACTCGTACTACTATCACGCCGCTCGCCATGCCCTGGACATGCACGCCCGCATCCTTGATCCGGCGAATATGTTGTGGCTGAAGAACCTGCCTTACGAAGTGCGCGAGGGTGACGTCCACTTCTGTCACGGCTCGCCCCTGAACATCGAAGAGTTCGATTACATCTTCGCCCGCGACCAGGCCGCGCAGTGCATGGCCATCTGGGAAAAACTGGCCCAGATCACCCTGATCGGGCACTCGCATCTATGCAAGGCGTTCGCTCTTTCGCCGGAGGGCGTGCACGAAGTGGTGTCGGAGACGTTCGAGCTGCGTCCGTCGTGGAAGTACATCGTCAGCGTCGGTTCGGTCGGGCAGCCGCGCGACTACGATCCGCGCGCCAGCTACACCGTCTATGACAGCGAGAGCCACCTGTTTTCCTACAAGCGCACCGACTACGACATCAAGGCGTCGGCGGACAAGATCTTCAATTCCGATCTGGAACCGAACTTCGGCCACCGCCTGTTCATCGGCGTGTAG